A window from Oncorhynchus mykiss isolate Arlee chromosome 9, USDA_OmykA_1.1, whole genome shotgun sequence encodes these proteins:
- the LOC110531678 gene encoding uncharacterized protein LOC110531678 — MTILCLVISLLFRAVLSIGIITQSDLLKTFIPGDTVYLKCFISGTGGDYYNWFKLTVGQAPVMIVSLYLDSKDPTLYGEFDNNPRFSAEKNGDSFVLTISNAKPSDVGMYYCAARDYDGMIFGNGIFLMHKGAGSRNQHLTQQSVSESVQPGDSVTLNCTIHTETCAGEHSVYWFRQGSGESRPGIIYTYGDRSDQCEKSPEAGSPTQSCVYNLPKKNLSLSDAGTYYCAVALCGEILFGNGTKLEISNNCGDPLLLLYCLSSALGLSFILILFLGYIMYKMNKRKCLQCRGPVSQIRSPAVSTSDTGAQDADSLHYVALKLSNKKNRSRRQRSNMEEETVVMYSGIRQ, encoded by the exons ATGACAATACTGTGTCTCGTAATCTCTCTTTTATTTAGAGCAG TGTTGTCCATTGGTATCATTACTCAGTCTGATCTTTTGAAGACCTTCATCCCTGGAGACACTGTTTATTTGAAATGCTTCATCTCTGGGACTGGCGGAGACTACTACAACTGGTTCAAACTAACAGTAGGACAAGCTCCAGTGATGATAGTATCTCTTTACCTTGACTCAAAAGATCCAACGCTCTATGGGGAGTTTGACAACAACCCTCGGttttctgcagagaagaacggagATAGTTTTGTGCTGACCATTTCAAATGCCAAGCCATCGGATGTGGGGATGTATTACTGTGCTGCACGTGATTATGATGGCATGATCTTTGGAAATGGTATATTTCTGATGCATAAAG GTGCAGGGTCCAGGAACCAGCATCTTACTCAGCAGTCTGTGTCTGAGTCAGTCCAGCCAGGAGACTCTGTGACTCTGAACTGTACAATACACACTGAGACCTGTGCAGGAGAACACAGCGTCTATTGGTTTAGACAAGGCTCAGGAGAATCCCGTCCAGGAATCATTTACACCTATGGAGACAGGAGTGATCAGTGTGAGAAGAGCCCTGAGGCTGGATCTCCTACACAGAGCTGTGTCTACAACCTCCCCAAGAAGAACCTCAGCCTCTCTGATGCTGGGACTtactactgtgctgtggccttatGTGGGGAGATACTGTTTGGAAATGGGACCAAGCTGGAGATTAGTA ACAATTGTGGAGACCCTCTTCTCTTATTGTACTGCCTGAGCTCAGCATTGGGTCTCTCATTTATCCTGATACTTTTCCTTGGTTACATCATGTACAAGATGAACAAGAGAAAGTGTCTGCAGTGCAGAG GACCCGTCTCTCAGATAAGAAGTCCAGCAGTCTCTACTTCAGATACAGGG GCCCAAGATGCAGACAGTCTCCATTATGTAGCTCTGAAACTGAGCAACAAGAAGAATAGGTCTAGAAGACAGAGAAGCAACATGGAGGAAGAGACGGTGGTCATGTACTCTGGGATCAGACAGTAG